A single genomic interval of Helianthus annuus cultivar XRQ/B chromosome 6, HanXRQr2.0-SUNRISE, whole genome shotgun sequence harbors:
- the LOC110864810 gene encoding WRKY transcription factor 22: MEVDWDLHAVVRACCSTNTTTSSSSSTATVATTAATVATTTGAASSWSLDGYNNQKRYSQNENFMGFFQDPFQTRNDNSIEQFLNDLNTPLEFPKIQKPPQSPQSLPISPLSVIGGLQDPPMNHYHHHHHQKQVQGKQQAFAISRCTTSNAQSTRSKKRKNQMKRVCQVPAEGLSSDVWSWRKYGQKPIKGSPYPRGYYRCSTSKGCLARKQVERNRSDPDMFIVTYTGEHSHPVPTHRNSLAGSTRTKPTSSGDDDTTKQPKPTTSPPFSPPTTQSPATEKTEDNDNDIETDEDNFDMIMDDDFFEGLDELVTGNNSPATFTGNNSPSWLSTNVATAAGGS, translated from the exons ATGGAGGTTGATTGGGACTTACATGCGGTGGTCAGAGCCTGTTGCTCCACCAATACCACAACCTCAtcctcctcctccaccgccaCTGTCGCTACCACCGCCGCCACCGTCGCAACCACCACAGGAGCAGCTTCTTCATGGTCTCTGGATGGTTACAATAACCAAAAAAGATATTCACAAAATGAGAATTTTATGGGCTTTTTTCAAGATCCATTTCAAACTAGAAATGACAACAGTATTGAACAGTTTTTGAATGATCTAAACACCCCCCTGGAGTTTCCAAAGATACAGAAACCACCCCAGTCTCCTCAAAGTTTGCCAATCTCACCCCTCTCTGTTATTGGAGGGTTACAAGATCCACCCATGAACcactatcaccaccaccaccaccagaaaCAAGTTCAGGGGAAACAACAAGCTTTTGCTATATCTCGATGTACAACTTCTAATGCACAGAGTACAAGGTCGAAAAAAAG AAAGAATCAGATGAAAAGGGTTTGTCAAGTGCCTGCTGAGGGATTATCCTCTGATGTATGGTCTTGGAGAAAATATGGTCAAAAACCCATCAAAGGCTCTCCATATCCAAG AGGATACTATAGATGCAGTACTTCAAAGGGTTGTTTAGCCCGAAAACAAGTGGAGCGAAATAGATCCGACCCGGATATGTTCATAGTCACCTACACCGGCGAGCACAGCCATCCGGTTCCAACTCACCGGAATTCTTTAGCCGGAAGTACGCGAACCAAACCCACCAGCTCCGGAGACGACGACACCACAAAACAACCCAAACCCACCACATCTCCGCCGTTTTCTCCTCCAACAACCCAATCTCCGGCCACAGAAAAGACCGAAGATAACGATAACGACATCGAAACCGACGAAGACAACTTTGATATGATAATGGACGACGATTTCTTCGAAGGATTAGACGAACTCGTCACCGGAAATAACTCTCCGGCAACATTCACCGGAAATAACTCTCCGTCATGGTTATCAACCAACGTAGCCACCGCAGCCGGTGGAAGTTGA
- the LOC110944426 gene encoding protein FAR1-RELATED SEQUENCE 5-like: MHVDCSRSSEAPVRSPDVVVSNNFMNNAFNDDQVMDIEEDMSLFKHIPQCSHVASQDSQMEAMTLAVSGSSHGPSMFAESSRGQLDGPSNPYFVFDTPQGTRYWIPNVADKFIPVCGKTYPTFQDVLSMYELYALEASFSVKKGQTKVWNGIPTHKYLRCSKYGKPQPKRTFDTLDESSVKHRRTTFTWCDCKASILVSISNDSYTVLSFNDIHNHELVESYNRDLSKISRKLSFSTKQFIHNMSLNRIGPMRSYRCLVALKGGHHNVNGTPVDFKNFSHQLRIFIGERDAQVFLERLRERYDNLPNFFFDYTISNGKLSSVFWADEISKLNYKAFGDVLAFDATYSTNRYKMVFVPFTGVDHHFQCVTFRAGLISTKSIESYVWLLKAFLKAHGTQPTLLLSDQDPSMLQAVPRVFTESRHRLCMWHIMKKLPSKISADVLDNTDLRSCIHRLVWNVYIKPETFESRWNDLLQTFGLQDHSWLNDMYNIKHLWVPAYFRELPMCCLMKTTSRCESSNAAFKVNSTSANTLVQFMMCFENRVDSQRYRQRVSEFKTSSTMFTGNTDLAIEQHAFAIYTNAVFAQVQKEIIKGKFLCYITNQSETSDSSLLIDVTHLDKRNNITNVYQVTYNNVDQSANCSCRNFTRIGYLCRHVFCVYRLKNVERIPPQYINDRWRRDALPKHVFSISSRYGVNPHAPSVMRNEILDLVTECVDVARTDEDALAKLVDQLRDFKINVLSRQPLSTTGNESNESQMEEIVGQPINIPVEVANPEVARNKGCGTHTRISGPGEKAKAKPPKRPKQLRLCKRCGLYVDDHDSRNCLKVAAMKAAKAAAEQQRQTATGD; encoded by the exons ATGCATGTTGATTGTTCTCGGTCATCTGAAGCCCCTGTTAGATCCCCGGATGTTGTGGTATCCAACAATTTCATGAACAACGCGTTTAATGATGACCAGGTTATGGATATTGAAGAAG ATATGTCATTGTTCAAACATATTCCACAATGTTCACATGTAGCATCCCAAGATTCCCAGATGGAGGCCATGACTCTTGCTGTTTCTGGATCATCTCATGGTCCTTCTATGTTTGCTGAATCATCACGCGGCCAGTTAGACG GTCCTTCGAATCCATACTTTGTTTTTGATACCCCTCAGGGAACCCGTTACTGGATTCCTAATGTCGCTGATAAGTTCATACCAGTGTGTGGCAAAACTTATCCAACCTTTCAGGATGTTCTTTCCATGTATGAACTTTATGCGCTTGAAGCAAGTTTTTCTGTAAAAAAAGGGCAAACTAAAGTCTGGAATGGAATTCCCACACACAAGTATCTCCGATGCTCAAAATATGGAAAACCCCAACCAAAGAGGACTTTTGACACCCTAGATGAATCTTCTGTTAAGCACCGGAGGACCACCTTCACATGGTGTGACTGTAAGGCAAGCATACTAGTCTCGATCTCGAACGATTCATACACAGTTCTGAGTTTCAATGATATTCATAATCATGAACTTGTTGAGAGTTACAACCGTGATCTTAGCAAGATATCACGGAAACTGTCATTCTCCACGAAACAATTCATTCATAACATGAGTCTAAACCGCATCGGACCAATGAGGTCTTATAGATGTCTTGTAGCTTTAAAAGGAGGGCATCACAATGTCAATGGGACACCGGTCGATTTTAAAAACTTTAGCCACCAGCTGCGAATTTTTATTGGTGAACGCGACGCACAAGTTTTCCTTGAACGCTTGCGTGAGCGTTATGACAACCTACCCAACTTCTTTTTTGATTACACTATATCAAACGGAAAGTTGTCCTCTGTATTCTGGGCTGATGAGATTTCAAAGCTTAACTACAAAGCTTTTGGCGATGTCCTAGCGTTTGACGCAACTTACAGCACAAACAG GTACAAGATGGTTTTTGTGCCATTCACGGGTGTGGATCATCATTTCCAATGTGTTACATTTAGAGCGGGTTTGATATCAACCAAGTCAATTGAATCTTACGTGTGGTTGCTTAAGGCTTTCTTGAAGGCACACGGTACTCAACCAACTCTCTTGCTGAGTGATCAAGACCCATCCATGCTACAAGCTGTTCCTAGGGTCTTTACCGAATCACGACACCGTCTATGCATGTGGCATATAATGAAAAAACTACCCTCCAAG ATCTCTGCCGATGTGCTCGATAACACTGATCTTCGGTCCTGCATTCATCGTTTGGTTTGGAATGTTTATATCAAACCTGAAACGTTTGAGTCCCGCTGGAATGACCTCCTACAAACATTTGGGCTTCAAGACCACAGCTGGTTGAACGACATGTACAACATCAAACATCTCTGGGTACCAGCCTACTTTAGAGAACTGCCCATGtgttgcttgatgaagaccaCCTCCCGCTGCGAAAGCTCTAACGCTGCCTTCAAGGTTAACTCAACAAGCGCAAACACCCTTGTACAATTTATGATGTGCTTTGAAAATAGGGTAGACAGCCAACGATATCGTCAACGTGTTTCGGAGTTCAAAACCTCTTCCACAATGTTCACTGGCAATACTGATTTAGCGATAGAACAACACGCGTTCGCCATTTACACAAACGCTGTTTTCGCCCAAGTTCAAAAAGAAATAATTAAAGGGAAGTTTTTATGCTACATCACAAACCAAAGCGAGACCAGCGATTCCAGTCTTCTGATAGACGTCACTCATTTGGATAAAAGGAACAACATCACAAACGTCTATCag GTTACGTATAACAATGTGGATCAATCGGCCAATTGCTCATGCAGGAATTTCACACGTATCGGATATCTGTGTCGCCATGTCTTTTGTGTCTATCGCTTGAAAAATGTTGAAAGGATTCCACCACAATACATAAACGACAGGTGGCGCCGAGATGCCCTCCCCAAACATGTTTTTTCAATTTCCAGTCGATACGGAGTCAACCCACACGCACCATCCGTTATGCGGAATGAAATCCTCGACCTCGTTACTGAATGCGTTGATGTTGCTAGAACCGATGAGGATGCGTTGGCAAAATTGGTTGACCAACTCAGGGATTTCAAGATCAATGTTCTTTCCAGGCAACCGTTGTCAACAACTGGAAATGAATCAAATGAGTCTCAAATGGAAGAAATAGTTGGGCAGCCAATCAACATTCCAGTCGAAGTTGCTAATCCAGAAGTTGCACGCAATAAAGGATGTGGTACTCATACTCGCATTTCTGGGCCCGGTGAGAAGGCCAAAGCAAAACCACCAAAACGTCCAAAGCAGCTTCGCTTATGCAAGCGTTGTGGTCTGTATGTCGACGACCACGACTCACGCAACTGCCTTAAGGTGGCTGCAATGAAAGCAGCAAAGGCAGCTGCTGAACAACAAAGGCAGACCGCCACTGGCGACTGA